One genomic window of Evansella cellulosilytica DSM 2522 includes the following:
- a CDS encoding serine hydrolase domain-containing protein produces MLKSKWVLKKSILFFILIFMFEPLDIHANEELSEITNEIFKREIREFYKNWEMESKVTGSVFVFVHNGEVYHVSFGVEDLKTNNPIRYDRSLFRIGSITKSFTAIAIMQLVEEGKIDLNENVNTYLKNIRVPETFDQPITLNHLLTHTAGFDEKIVKMQSEQFENALPLQMYLQENLPERIREPGLFIQYSNHGYALAGAIIEDVTGMTYEEYIRANILEPLEMRNTHPRITSEALEYLVKEYNYVEGDYNPAPVYDLNGLYPAGAFLATAEDMSHYIEAHLNRGEYKGKHLLTNTSHSEMHHAQFRHHSLQKGIGYGFFEYNVPDFHVTSHTGATNSTYSTLILDHTRSFGMFFSATGPEAIHMLENLYQMIDTTLYPYSIHVSSNYTNFVATNRTSFEGEYYDTRVSLSDPSKIMRLFVPATNITANDNGITVTDASGSADYIQIDDFVFKNQENGNTLVFHVDSNGEVTHALPGYGALVKTNFWQSPNTHRSTFTVLIVWFTIVLLAWISLAIRDVVKKSWKSRSLLWQLNGIGVCAHLFFYITVIYAFERLENINNLMFGLPWYLQVATPLPYISVPITALMIYLLIKNKRKVKLAIIAFTIINIVLLATSITLLQHYQLI; encoded by the coding sequence ATGTTGAAGTCTAAGTGGGTCTTAAAAAAATCCATTCTATTTTTCATCCTAATATTTATGTTCGAGCCACTTGATATACATGCTAATGAGGAGCTATCTGAGATCACTAATGAAATATTCAAGCGTGAGATTCGAGAATTCTATAAAAATTGGGAAATGGAATCGAAAGTTACAGGAAGCGTTTTTGTATTTGTTCATAATGGAGAAGTCTACCACGTTAGTTTTGGAGTAGAAGATTTAAAGACTAACAACCCTATCCGTTATGATCGATCACTTTTTCGTATTGGTTCGATCACTAAATCCTTCACTGCAATTGCTATTATGCAGCTGGTTGAAGAGGGGAAGATAGATTTGAATGAAAATGTGAATACATATTTGAAAAATATCCGGGTGCCTGAAACGTTTGATCAGCCAATAACATTGAACCATCTTCTTACGCATACTGCTGGATTTGATGAAAAAATAGTTAAAATGCAATCAGAGCAATTTGAGAATGCACTCCCGCTTCAAATGTATTTACAAGAAAATTTGCCAGAGCGTATTCGTGAGCCAGGGTTGTTCATTCAATATAGTAATCATGGATATGCTTTGGCAGGGGCAATCATTGAAGATGTGACGGGGATGACTTATGAAGAATATATTCGTGCAAATATTTTAGAACCGTTAGAAATGAGGAATACACATCCGAGGATAACAAGTGAAGCACTTGAATATCTGGTGAAGGAATATAACTATGTGGAAGGTGACTATAATCCAGCACCAGTTTACGACTTAAATGGCTTGTATCCTGCTGGGGCATTTCTTGCTACCGCGGAGGATATGTCGCATTATATAGAAGCACATTTAAACAGAGGTGAATATAAAGGGAAGCATCTTCTGACGAATACATCTCATTCCGAGATGCATCATGCCCAATTTAGGCATCATTCATTGCAGAAGGGAATTGGTTATGGCTTTTTCGAGTACAATGTGCCAGATTTTCATGTGACGTCACACACTGGGGCAACAAACAGTACTTATTCTACCTTAATCTTAGATCATACGAGAAGTTTCGGGATGTTTTTTAGTGCGACGGGACCTGAAGCAATACATATGTTGGAGAATTTATATCAAATGATCGATACAACGTTGTATCCGTATTCAATACATGTATCCTCCAACTATACAAACTTCGTAGCAACAAACCGAACAAGTTTTGAGGGGGAATACTATGATACGAGAGTGAGTTTAAGTGACCCTTCAAAAATCATGCGCTTATTTGTACCCGCTACAAATATTACAGCTAATGATAATGGAATCACCGTTACCGATGCGAGTGGCAGCGCTGATTATATTCAAATAGATGATTTTGTTTTTAAAAATCAGGAAAACGGGAATACACTAGTTTTTCACGTCGATTCAAATGGGGAGGTAACCCATGCGTTGCCGGGGTATGGAGCTTTGGTAAAAACTAATTTCTGGCAATCACCCAATACACACAGAAGCACTTTCACTGTATTAATTGTATGGTTTACAATCGTTTTACTTGCGTGGATATCATTAGCGATTAGAGATGTTGTGAAAAAAAGCTGGAAATCGCGATCACTACTTTGGCAACTCAACGGTATCGGTGTGTGTGCCCATTTATTTTTTTACATTACTGTTATTTATGCCTTTGAGAGACTTGAAAATATAAATAACTTGATGTTCGGCCTACCATGGTATTTACAAGTCGCTACTCCTTTACCATATATATCCGTGCCGATAACTGCGCTAATGATCTATCTATTAATTAAAAATAAACGAAAAGTGAAACTAGCTATCATTGCCTTCACTATAATTAATATTGTTCTTTTAGCCACATCAATAACACTTTTACAGCACTATCAGTTAATCTAG
- a CDS encoding methyl-accepting chemotaxis protein produces the protein MTAIDNMKLQDVKKKNLLMLISFSISLITGLLRSLAQGGMDRVIFYGSELLVFILLFVVFQLVIKKPVVFPYSSIIAIYVFTFSSLFLFGPSTDVVLIAIFLTLISAVHFNIKVFAIGYSMGLLTIIMANTLHQDKTEVLESIYTMSIFIYILMGLVLGVLIYLNKKQFAQLQQFVDTSEKEAKTKEEQKQQLETNVSKILHSIKLVNEKIQTSLQAQEEMKLAINEVSVGSQNQAERITEISESSVDTKGSMEQLTAVSTELVEESKESTQIAELGQQQVVELNEDITSLKNIVHDLQGTFKVLSDTIVETNKLNGKITDVTEQTNLLALNASIEAARAGEAGKGFSVVAEEIRKLSVLTNESTEEITKNLSKLNASNKNAFEKINLCNSYIAKGINSTDEVTTYFAKIQTMLVHLGETVSTSTHLAGNAQSKVTGVQGSTAELAAIIEETTASLEEVSATIENLTEDYQAIAQLMNNTSKSAEEITKSFS, from the coding sequence ATGACAGCGATAGATAACATGAAGCTACAGGATGTAAAAAAGAAAAACTTGCTCATGCTAATTAGTTTTTCCATTTCTTTAATAACAGGATTACTGAGGTCACTAGCTCAAGGTGGAATGGATCGGGTAATTTTTTACGGATCTGAGTTGTTAGTTTTTATATTATTATTTGTAGTATTCCAATTAGTTATAAAGAAACCAGTTGTTTTTCCGTATAGTAGCATTATTGCCATTTACGTGTTTACCTTTTCATCGTTATTTTTATTTGGACCGTCAACGGATGTTGTGTTAATTGCTATATTTTTGACATTAATATCAGCGGTACACTTCAACATAAAGGTTTTTGCAATCGGGTATAGTATGGGGTTATTAACAATCATAATGGCTAATACTTTGCATCAAGACAAAACGGAAGTACTGGAAAGCATCTATACAATGTCAATTTTCATCTACATTCTCATGGGTCTTGTACTAGGCGTATTAATTTATTTAAACAAAAAGCAATTTGCTCAATTACAGCAGTTTGTTGACACATCAGAAAAAGAAGCGAAAACAAAGGAAGAACAAAAGCAGCAATTAGAAACAAATGTATCAAAAATTTTGCATTCCATTAAACTCGTGAATGAAAAAATTCAAACTAGTTTGCAAGCGCAAGAGGAAATGAAGCTTGCAATAAATGAGGTATCAGTAGGAAGTCAAAACCAAGCAGAACGTATTACGGAAATATCGGAAAGCTCCGTGGATACAAAGGGATCAATGGAACAGCTAACTGCGGTATCAACGGAACTAGTGGAGGAATCAAAGGAATCTACTCAAATAGCAGAACTAGGTCAACAACAAGTAGTAGAGTTAAACGAAGATATAACGTCATTAAAAAATATTGTGCATGATCTACAAGGCACGTTTAAAGTTTTATCAGATACAATTGTTGAAACAAACAAGCTGAATGGAAAAATTACAGATGTTACAGAACAAACAAATTTATTAGCATTAAATGCTTCGATTGAGGCAGCAAGAGCCGGAGAAGCAGGAAAAGGATTTTCTGTTGTTGCAGAAGAAATTAGAAAGCTGTCCGTGTTAACGAATGAATCGACAGAGGAAATAACGAAAAACTTGTCTAAGTTAAATGCTAGCAATAAAAATGCATTTGAAAAGATCAATCTCTGTAATAGTTATATTGCTAAAGGGATCAATTCAACCGATGAAGTGACAACGTATTTTGCAAAAATACAAACGATGCTAGTTCACCTTGGTGAGACTGTGAGTACAAGTACTCATTTAGCAGGTAATGCCCAGTCTAAGGTTACGGGTGTACAAGGATCGACTGCTGAATTAGCAGCAATTATTGAAGAAACAACAGCAAGCTTAGAAGAGGTAAGCGCAACAATAGAAAACTTAACTGAGGACTATCAAGCTATTGCACAATTAATGAATAATACATCAAAAAGTGCAGAAGAAATTACAAAATCATTCTCTTAA